From a single Nostoc edaphicum CCNP1411 genomic region:
- a CDS encoding MBL fold metallo-hydrolase, translating to MCPLPQQPSHTTKSPRAVFPDEVPSGSSLQSDFAQESIFAFPPNRDTLGGTSYFIVRNEGNILIDCPALDQTNQDFLRSHGGVRWLFITHRGAIGKTAEFQQTFGCEVLIQEQEAYLLPGLTVTTFRQEFTLDVATQVIWTPGHSPGSSCLYYSELGGILFSGRHLLPNQYGKPVLLRTAKTFHWPRQIQSLRLLLEHFTPETLQYICPGANTGFLRGKRVIDQAYQHLVSLDLPALLRIEPLL from the coding sequence ATGTGCCCTTTACCTCAACAACCAAGTCATACAACTAAGTCACCACGGGCTGTCTTCCCTGACGAAGTTCCTAGCGGAAGTTCTCTGCAATCGGACTTCGCACAAGAGAGTATTTTTGCCTTTCCACCCAATCGGGACACATTAGGGGGAACCTCTTATTTTATTGTAAGAAATGAAGGGAATATCCTCATAGATTGCCCTGCTTTAGACCAAACAAATCAAGATTTTTTGCGATCGCATGGAGGCGTGCGTTGGTTATTCATCACTCATCGCGGCGCTATTGGTAAGACTGCTGAATTTCAGCAAACCTTTGGCTGCGAGGTGCTGATTCAAGAGCAAGAAGCTTATTTATTACCAGGCTTAACTGTAACTACATTTAGGCAGGAATTTACCCTTGATGTAGCAACACAAGTGATTTGGACACCAGGTCATTCTCCTGGCTCATCTTGCCTCTACTACAGTGAACTTGGAGGTATATTGTTTTCTGGTCGCCATTTACTCCCAAATCAGTATGGCAAGCCAGTATTATTGCGGACAGCTAAAACCTTTCACTGGCCAAGGCAAATTCAGAGTCTTCGATTACTGTTAGAACATTTTACACCAGAAACTCTCCAGTATATTTGTCCTGGAGCTAATACAGGCTTTCTTAGAGGCAAGCGAGTCATAGATCAAGCTTATCAACACCTCGTCTCTCTAGATTTACCAGCTTTGTTGCGGATAGAGCCTCTACTTTAA
- a CDS encoding site-2 protease family protein produces the protein MAFWFLFILLLGLATYLMVQHSVANITRTPVWLLWLVLMTPAFLLSGWTLIYGAKPPPPPGLIIWSLFVCTLLYWVLFHWGRRVPTDTQTEAESQAQASESQPTIQPTPEPIVRPIEPTEETQLRNCFPWSVYYVQNIEYRPQAVICRGQLRTKASNAYQQIKTNIEAQFGDRFLLIFQEGLNDKPFFVLVPNIQAAKERNTPRRDQERLTKPGLALLLLVATLLTTTLVGVEIAGVSLPPLWEIGSLFKVLSNPDILFKGLPYALGLMTILGIHELGHYLTAKFYKIRSTLPYFIPVPFFLGTFGAFIQMRSPIPNRKALFDISIAGPIAGFVITLPLLIWGLANSDVVAITEKTRLLNPDALNPKYSILLALLSKLALGSELTAKSALDLHPVAVAGFLGLIVTALNLMPVGQLDGGHIVHAMFGQRTAMVIGQIARVLLLLLALVREEFLVWAIILLFMPLIDEPALNDVSELDNKRDVWGLLAMALLIIIILPLPQAIANLLQI, from the coding sequence ATGGCATTTTGGTTTCTATTTATCCTCCTACTGGGGCTAGCTACTTATTTAATGGTGCAGCACAGCGTCGCTAACATCACTCGGACGCCAGTATGGTTGTTGTGGCTGGTTTTAATGACACCAGCATTTCTGTTGAGTGGATGGACGCTGATATACGGGGCGAAACCACCTCCGCCACCAGGACTGATCATTTGGTCGTTATTTGTCTGCACACTGTTGTACTGGGTGTTGTTTCACTGGGGGCGTCGAGTGCCAACAGATACACAGACCGAAGCTGAATCCCAAGCCCAAGCTTCAGAATCACAGCCGACTATCCAGCCTACCCCAGAACCAATAGTGCGTCCGATTGAGCCAACGGAAGAAACTCAACTGCGAAATTGTTTTCCTTGGTCTGTGTACTACGTTCAAAATATTGAGTATCGACCACAAGCTGTAATTTGCCGTGGTCAGTTGCGAACTAAAGCCAGCAACGCCTACCAGCAGATTAAGACTAATATTGAAGCACAATTTGGCGATCGCTTCTTGCTGATCTTTCAAGAAGGCTTAAATGACAAACCTTTCTTTGTGCTAGTTCCCAATATTCAAGCCGCTAAAGAGAGAAATACACCACGACGCGACCAGGAACGGTTAACTAAACCAGGATTAGCACTACTACTACTAGTAGCTACTTTGCTAACTACTACCTTGGTGGGAGTGGAAATTGCTGGTGTTTCTCTGCCGCCTCTCTGGGAAATTGGCTCTTTGTTCAAAGTTCTATCTAACCCAGATATCCTGTTTAAGGGATTGCCTTATGCTTTAGGACTAATGACTATTTTGGGCATTCATGAACTAGGGCATTATTTGACAGCTAAGTTTTACAAAATTCGCTCGACGTTGCCTTACTTTATTCCCGTGCCTTTCTTTTTGGGAACTTTTGGGGCATTTATTCAGATGCGTAGTCCAATTCCCAACCGCAAAGCTTTATTTGATATTAGTATCGCTGGCCCAATTGCAGGTTTTGTTATTACTTTGCCACTACTAATATGGGGTCTGGCTAATTCTGATGTGGTTGCCATTACTGAAAAAACCCGACTTTTGAATCCTGATGCCCTTAATCCCAAATATTCAATTTTACTGGCGTTACTCTCGAAGTTAGCTTTGGGAAGTGAGTTAACAGCAAAATCAGCCCTTGATTTACATCCAGTTGCGGTAGCTGGTTTTCTGGGATTAATTGTGACGGCGTTAAATTTAATGCCTGTGGGACAACTAGATGGAGGTCACATTGTCCATGCGATGTTTGGACAACGAACTGCGATGGTAATTGGTCAAATTGCTCGCGTGTTGTTGCTATTGCTGGCTTTAGTTCGGGAAGAGTTTTTGGTGTGGGCGATTATCTTATTATTTATGCCGTTGATTGATGAACCTGCACTAAATGATGTCAGTGAATTGGATAACAAACGTGACGTTTGGGGATTATTGGCGATGGCTTTGTTGATTATAATTATTTTGCCATTACCGCAAGCGATCGCTAACCTTTTGCAAATTTAA
- the grpE gene encoding nucleotide exchange factor GrpE, with the protein MTNDKEALFNKFLEYLHSEQTPPEYLVKAPESTNSFDAYQMVAEWTALRHEVKQQGKLLRSTQDALVQALEVTRTDKEQLQIRLEESQKQALDKFEKQQEKLLKDLLGILDALDQACTYWQEEIEALSATSIPKSPPQKNFWEKLKQWFGGKEVQSTVSEKSPISESLSEILISNQQGVELIRRSLLEVLRQRRVVPIAAQGKPFNSQTMYAVGRELRADVTDNTVIQEVVRGYLWGDTTGNDGAMRVLREAQVIVAARGNEDLDK; encoded by the coding sequence ATGACAAATGACAAAGAAGCTTTATTTAACAAATTTTTAGAATATTTACATTCAGAACAAACGCCACCAGAGTATCTGGTTAAAGCGCCAGAATCTACTAATTCTTTTGATGCCTATCAAATGGTGGCAGAATGGACTGCTTTGCGCCATGAAGTTAAGCAACAGGGTAAATTATTGCGTTCTACTCAAGATGCTTTGGTGCAAGCATTGGAAGTAACTCGTACAGATAAAGAACAGCTGCAAATACGCCTGGAAGAAAGCCAAAAACAGGCATTGGATAAATTTGAAAAACAGCAAGAAAAACTACTAAAAGATTTGCTGGGTATCCTGGATGCTTTAGATCAGGCTTGTACTTACTGGCAAGAAGAAATAGAAGCATTATCTGCTACCTCAATACCAAAATCTCCCCCACAAAAAAACTTCTGGGAAAAGCTAAAACAGTGGTTTGGTGGTAAAGAAGTTCAATCAACGGTGTCTGAAAAATCACCAATATCAGAATCTTTAAGCGAAATTTTAATCAGCAATCAACAGGGAGTAGAGTTAATTAGGCGATCGCTTTTAGAAGTACTACGACAACGGCGGGTTGTTCCGATCGCAGCACAGGGTAAACCCTTTAACTCCCAAACGATGTATGCTGTGGGACGTGAGTTAAGAGCAGATGTTACAGATAACACCGTGATTCAGGAAGTAGTACGCGGTTATTTATGGGGCGATACCACTGGTAACGACGGAGCCATGCGCGTCTTGAGAGAAGCACAGGTAATCGTAGCCGCACGAGGGAATGAGGACTTGGATAAGTAA
- a CDS encoding molecular chaperone DnaJ, producing MTSHHEHLGISPGATPAEIKAAYHSKLREFPAHTYPEEFKAIRGAYEALRKGETIQNEDFLKIRPLEAELNPEILKQVREKAIAQLEVSLDDLIRATF from the coding sequence ATGACTTCCCACCACGAACACTTAGGAATTTCTCCAGGAGCTACCCCCGCTGAAATTAAAGCGGCATATCATTCCAAGCTGCGTGAATTTCCCGCTCATACTTATCCAGAAGAATTTAAGGCAATTCGAGGAGCTTACGAGGCACTTCGTAAAGGAGAGACAATCCAAAATGAGGATTTTTTGAAGATTCGTCCCTTAGAAGCAGAACTGAACCCAGAAATATTAAAACAGGTACGAGAAAAAGCGATCGCTCAACTAGAAGTTAGCCTAGATGATTTAATTCGTGCCACATTTTAA
- a CDS encoding tetratricopeptide repeat protein gives MAKHESKHHSPKHVSSTGTKLAENPFQVKLQELLKQKKYRQALEEIKKNQRSHPDIEFTPKESEIWLLRGQQEFQKQDFKQAEKSFGRALQLGLAGEAHYWQARCLLELNQLDVALNLLREAFEAGNLTKDYSISYLKLLLLKGDIATVEQLINQQSKRFSAAQLHWVRGVIALKNEQPQAALTSFQKIKRPITPGDLPNAWLVYSQQVSGSWSAAANLLGLQSSRFTFGRPKYLEHPILERLATFQQAKTGEPPLNPQNLEQSDQVIQDAISALAIVQLINDGNHHDAAHVLLRMERCADRFPELNILRTSLLTLAGQQALNQGQAECAELFWQPLLTEKPFNPQLAVNLLEVFEVNDSEQERRRLLTQLLKWLEQEGKQKPQEWPAERLKSTLAHLHCRMADAYMALDRDRAALGALQQAERICPTSPELLGRKGLYAAMEENYPEAIALITQAIEGGCRYQEIYDGLLSCWDELGDKQARNEARRRFGKHFGDFSIESEVEVLPWVDAISTLSYPFFSRLVQGKEQKDPALRACQIFVNAVQSSPNSGGRVSLNQKAATEAWEALLEELSGNEQISVLQAIALSIHLFAKREKGIAALTNQYLQKLFNLSAKHPEARVAHLVVLAVKEGSPQKLESPLRAYLDTMPQPGNALANIQLQARRFGWITTLIPALEEALRREPQNPLLLLARATTYHLNQPKYEQLKQEGFELARRLQDAKALQAFREEQGFLAAKETQSIMPDPEKFDNLNMSNIDDLLEGMLKKLFGSKIPQAEFEKMLPELKQMMLNSMPNFLDDDEEEDDESEIDLDFIFRSLPPTSRKPKGRRKGGFQDLF, from the coding sequence ATGGCTAAACATGAGTCCAAACACCACTCACCAAAACACGTCTCTAGCACAGGTACAAAACTTGCTGAAAACCCCTTCCAGGTAAAACTGCAAGAATTGCTGAAGCAGAAAAAATATCGGCAGGCGTTAGAAGAAATTAAAAAAAATCAGCGATCGCATCCTGATATTGAATTCACTCCCAAAGAATCAGAGATTTGGTTACTGCGGGGTCAACAGGAATTCCAAAAGCAAGATTTTAAACAGGCAGAAAAATCTTTTGGACGCGCTCTACAATTGGGTCTGGCAGGAGAAGCTCACTACTGGCAAGCAAGGTGTTTGCTAGAGTTGAATCAATTGGACGTAGCTCTGAATTTGCTCCGTGAGGCTTTTGAAGCAGGCAATCTCACCAAAGACTACAGCATCTCTTATCTCAAGCTCCTATTGCTCAAAGGAGATATCGCCACAGTTGAGCAGTTAATCAACCAACAATCTAAACGCTTCAGCGCTGCCCAACTCCACTGGGTAAGAGGAGTGATTGCTCTCAAAAATGAACAACCACAAGCCGCTTTGACATCTTTTCAAAAAATTAAACGCCCCATCACCCCAGGAGATTTACCAAATGCTTGGCTTGTTTACAGTCAGCAAGTGAGTGGTAGTTGGAGTGCAGCCGCTAATCTATTGGGTTTGCAATCATCCAGATTCACCTTTGGCAGACCAAAGTATTTGGAACATCCAATTTTAGAGCGGTTGGCAACTTTCCAACAAGCAAAGACCGGAGAACCACCCCTCAATCCCCAAAATCTGGAACAATCAGATCAGGTGATCCAGGATGCAATATCAGCGTTGGCAATTGTACAGCTAATTAATGATGGCAATCATCATGATGCCGCCCATGTATTGCTACGGATGGAACGGTGTGCAGATCGTTTCCCGGAACTAAATATTCTGCGGACATCGCTCTTAACCCTTGCAGGTCAACAGGCACTTAATCAAGGACAAGCAGAATGTGCAGAGCTATTTTGGCAGCCTTTATTAACAGAGAAACCCTTTAACCCGCAATTGGCAGTTAACCTGTTAGAGGTCTTTGAAGTTAATGATTCTGAGCAAGAACGCCGACGTTTGTTGACTCAGTTATTGAAATGGTTAGAGCAGGAAGGAAAACAAAAGCCTCAAGAATGGCCTGCGGAACGATTGAAATCAACCTTAGCTCACCTCCATTGCCGGATGGCAGATGCTTACATGGCACTGGATCGCGATCGCGCTGCTTTAGGAGCTTTACAACAAGCAGAACGTATCTGTCCCACATCACCCGAATTACTGGGGCGCAAGGGACTTTATGCGGCAATGGAGGAAAATTATCCTGAAGCGATCGCACTGATTACCCAAGCTATTGAAGGTGGCTGTCGCTATCAAGAAATTTATGATGGCTTGCTGAGTTGTTGGGATGAACTAGGAGACAAACAAGCACGTAATGAAGCTCGTCGCCGTTTTGGCAAGCACTTTGGCGACTTCAGTATTGAATCGGAAGTAGAAGTGTTGCCCTGGGTGGATGCTATTTCTACGCTAAGTTATCCCTTCTTTAGTCGTTTGGTGCAGGGTAAAGAGCAGAAAGATCCAGCTTTGCGTGCCTGTCAGATTTTTGTGAATGCAGTACAAAGTTCTCCCAACTCAGGCGGACGAGTCTCGTTAAACCAAAAAGCAGCCACCGAAGCATGGGAAGCTCTCCTAGAAGAATTATCTGGAAATGAGCAAATTTCTGTATTGCAAGCGATCGCTCTTTCTATCCACCTATTCGCCAAACGCGAAAAAGGCATCGCCGCTTTAACAAATCAATATCTGCAAAAGTTGTTCAACCTATCAGCAAAACACCCAGAAGCCAGAGTTGCCCATTTAGTTGTCTTAGCTGTCAAAGAAGGAAGTCCCCAAAAACTAGAATCTCCTCTGCGTGCCTACCTCGACACCATGCCCCAACCAGGCAATGCTCTGGCAAATATCCAACTGCAAGCACGCCGTTTTGGCTGGATTACAACCTTGATTCCTGCCTTAGAAGAAGCATTACGTCGGGAACCACAAAATCCTTTATTGCTATTAGCTAGAGCCACTACCTACCATCTCAATCAACCAAAATACGAACAATTGAAGCAAGAGGGATTTGAATTAGCTCGTCGCCTACAAGATGCCAAAGCATTACAAGCATTTCGGGAAGAACAGGGGTTTCTTGCCGCTAAAGAAACTCAGAGCATAATGCCAGATCCAGAGAAATTTGACAATCTGAATATGTCAAATATTGATGATTTATTAGAAGGGATGCTTAAAAAATTATTTGGCAGCAAAATTCCCCAAGCTGAGTTTGAGAAGATGCTTCCAGAACTTAAGCAAATGATGTTAAACAGTATGCCTAATTTCTTGGATGATGATGAGGAAGAAGATGATGAATCAGAGATCGACTTAGACTTTATCTTTAGAAGCTTACCACCTACCTCTAGAAAGCCAAAGGGTAGAAGAAAAGGAGGTTTTCAGGATTTATTTTAA
- a CDS encoding FAD-dependent hydroxylase, giving the protein MTITQLEQTLSPQPTPPNERGYEYDLVIVGGGIIGLTLASALKDSGLSVLLIEAKVASAAVAKGQAYAVHKLSSLIYEGIGVWDKMLPQIAKYCRVRLSDADYPNVVEFTTDDINTAELGYVAEHQALLQPLQDFVQDCPNVTYLCPAEVVNTQYQQNIVAIDIKVADQLRTVRSKLVVAADGSRSPIRQAAGIKTSGWKYWQSCIVAFVKPEKPHNNTAYERFWSSGPFAILPLPGNRCRIVWTAPHEEAKALCALNDEQFLAELTRRYGDQMGKLELLGDRFVFQVQLMQSDRYVLPRLALIGDAAHNCHPVGGQGLNLGIRDAAALAQVIQAAHKAGKDIGDIQILKGYERWRKLENLTILGFTDLLDRMFSNNFLPVVLVRRLGLWLLQRVPILKVFMLKLMIGLKGRTPELAKR; this is encoded by the coding sequence ATGACCATAACGCAGCTTGAGCAAACTCTTTCCCCTCAACCAACACCGCCAAATGAGCGGGGATATGAATATGATTTGGTAATTGTCGGCGGTGGGATTATTGGGTTAACTCTAGCCTCTGCTTTAAAAGATTCTGGTTTGAGTGTCTTGCTAATTGAGGCGAAAGTGGCATCAGCGGCGGTAGCGAAGGGACAAGCCTATGCAGTTCACAAGCTTTCGTCACTAATTTATGAAGGAATTGGAGTTTGGGACAAAATGTTGCCTCAAATCGCCAAGTATTGCCGAGTTCGTCTTTCGGATGCCGATTATCCCAATGTGGTGGAATTTACCACAGATGATATAAATACAGCAGAGTTGGGTTATGTAGCGGAACACCAAGCCCTGTTGCAGCCGTTGCAAGATTTCGTCCAAGATTGCCCAAATGTGACTTATCTGTGTCCAGCGGAAGTGGTAAATACGCAATACCAGCAGAATATAGTCGCCATAGATATAAAAGTTGCCGATCAGCTAAGAACAGTTCGCAGCAAATTAGTTGTAGCAGCAGATGGATCGCGATCGCCAATTCGGCAAGCTGCTGGAATCAAAACCTCTGGCTGGAAATATTGGCAATCTTGCATTGTGGCATTTGTCAAACCAGAAAAACCCCACAATAACACCGCTTACGAAAGATTTTGGTCTAGCGGCCCCTTTGCGATTTTACCTTTACCGGGGAACCGTTGCCGCATCGTCTGGACAGCCCCCCATGAAGAAGCAAAAGCTTTGTGTGCCTTAAATGATGAGCAATTTTTAGCAGAATTAACCCGCCGCTATGGCGATCAGATGGGAAAATTGGAATTACTAGGCGATCGCTTTGTTTTTCAGGTACAACTCATGCAAAGCGATCGCTACGTTCTCCCGCGACTAGCATTAATTGGTGATGCGGCGCACAATTGCCATCCCGTCGGCGGACAAGGTTTAAATCTGGGTATTCGGGATGCAGCGGCTTTGGCGCAAGTAATTCAAGCAGCGCACAAAGCGGGTAAAGATATTGGTGACATCCAGATTCTCAAAGGTTATGAACGCTGGCGTAAGTTAGAAAATCTGACAATTTTAGGTTTCACCGATTTGTTAGATCGGATGTTTTCTAATAATTTCTTACCTGTGGTGCTGGTTCGTCGCCTGGGTTTATGGCTTTTGCAACGAGTACCTATATTAAAGGTGTTTATGCTGAAATTGATGATTGGCTTGAAAGGGCGGACTCCAGAATTAGCAAAACGTTGA
- a CDS encoding peptidoglycan recognition family protein translates to MRFKDWATRVLLISLMFMALIIVLLIGRATKLQNNPTISDTSNTSNPQVTAWSQYPQAELQSAKEPENKSQDFIKSPVKTNKPVARYVTTQAFAQYRPNYQVVAVNPTNYGERYAQDVSGVPLTNQPIIVLHETGYSASSAINFFQVAHDDESVQASYHALIKLDGTVVYLVPPDKRAFGAANSVFDSPDGVETVKTNPNLPPSVNNFAYHVSLETPPDGYDASSQQSHSGYTEAQYNSLAWLIAQSQVPDDRITTHKLVDRSSKKVDPINFDGNKFLDLLSTYRQVRPIYRVSK, encoded by the coding sequence ATGAGGTTTAAAGACTGGGCGACTAGGGTGCTACTAATCTCGCTGATGTTCATGGCTCTAATTATAGTGCTGCTAATTGGACGAGCGACAAAATTACAAAATAATCCGACAATATCTGATACATCCAATACATCCAATCCACAGGTTACAGCCTGGAGTCAGTATCCCCAGGCAGAATTGCAATCAGCGAAAGAGCCAGAAAATAAATCTCAAGATTTTATCAAGTCCCCAGTCAAGACTAACAAGCCTGTAGCAAGGTATGTAACCACTCAAGCTTTTGCACAATACAGACCTAATTATCAAGTTGTCGCAGTTAACCCAACTAACTATGGAGAACGGTACGCCCAAGATGTCAGCGGCGTTCCTCTCACCAACCAACCGATTATCGTCCTCCATGAAACTGGTTATTCAGCTTCTAGCGCGATTAATTTCTTTCAAGTAGCCCATGACGATGAAAGTGTGCAAGCAAGTTACCACGCTTTAATCAAGTTAGATGGAACGGTGGTTTATCTAGTACCGCCAGACAAGCGGGCTTTTGGTGCAGCTAACTCAGTATTTGATAGTCCTGATGGAGTCGAAACTGTGAAGACTAATCCAAATTTGCCCCCGTCTGTGAACAATTTTGCCTATCACGTTTCTTTGGAAACACCGCCAGATGGTTATGACGCTAGCAGCCAACAAAGCCATAGCGGTTATACGGAAGCTCAATATAATTCTCTTGCTTGGTTAATTGCTCAAAGTCAAGTCCCAGACGATCGCATCACTACCCATAAACTAGTAGACCGTTCTAGTAAAAAAGTTGACCCGATAAATTTTGATGGGAATAAATTTCTAGACTTACTTAGTACTTATCGTCAGGTTAGACCAATCTATCGAGTCAGTAAATAA